In Tsukamurella tyrosinosolvens, the genomic window CCTGCTGGTCTTCATCACCTATCTGGTCGCCGCGAGCGTGCTCGGCATGCTGATCGGGCTCCGCCTCGTGCTGCCGGTCCTGCGCTGGCACCGTCGCAGCGCCCCGTACGACCCCGAGATCTCCCGCCGGGCGCTCGCCATTCCGCTGCGCATGGCGCTCATGCAGGCGATCTTCTGGCTCATCGGCGGCGCCATCTTCGTGGTGATCAACTTCAACTCGCCCGGCGGCATCCGCGTGGTGGTGGCCCTGACGGTGCTGCTGGGCGCCATCACGACGTGCGCGCTCAGCTACATGCAGACGGAGCGGGTGCTCCGGCCCATCACGGTCGCGGCGCTGGCGCAGGAGCCGCAGGGCTCCGCGGGCCTGTCCGTGACCACCCGCATCCTGCTCAGCTGGGTGCTCGGCACGGCCACGCCGATCGTCGGCATCATCATGGTCGTCGTCTCGCAGGAGTCGGGGGTCATCGATCCCGACGCCCCGACGCTGGTCAACCCGGTGCTGCTGCTGTCGGTCGTCGCGCTGGGCGCGGGCCTGCTGGGCACGGTCCGGGCGGCGAAGTCGATCGGCGACCCGATCCGCGACCTGTTCCAGGCGCAGCGCAAGGTGCGCGACGGGGACTTCACCGCCTCCGTGAAGATCTACGACTCCAGCGAGCTGGGGCTGCTCCAGGCCGGCTTCAACGACATGGTGCACGACCTGGCGGAGCGGCAGCGGATGCGCGACATGTTCGGCCGGTACGTCGGTCAGGACGTCGCGCGGCAGGCGCTGGAGCACGGCACGCACCTGGGCGGCGAGATCAACGAGGTCAGCGTGCTCTTCGTCGACCTGGTGGGGTCGACGAAGATCGCGGTCACCGAGGAGCCCGCGGCCGTGGTGGACCTGCTCAACGACTTCTTCAAGGTGGTCGTCGACCTCGTCGACCTGCACGGCGGCTTCGTCAACAAGTTCCAGGGCGACGCGGCGCTGGCCATCTTCGGCGCCCCGCTGCCCCACCCGGACGCCGCGGGTGCCGCGCTGGCCGCGGCACGCGAGATGCGGATCCAGCTCGGCGACGTCCTGGGCGGCACCGGCTTCGGCATCGGCGTCTCCGCCGGCCAGGTGGTGGCCGGGCACATCGGCGCGAAGGCCCGGTTCGAGTACACCGTGATCGGCGATCCGGTGAACGAGGCGGCGCGGATCACCGAGATCGCGAAGTCGGAGCCCTCGTCGCTGCTGGCGGCCGGACGGGCCGTCGAGGCCGCGACGCCCGCCGAGCAGGCCCTGTGGGTGCTCGGCGAGGCGATCGAGCTGCGGGGGCGCGGCCAGCTCACCCGGCTGGCGCGCCCCGTCGACGACTGATCAGACAGTCTCGTCCGCGGGCGCCTCGACGGCCTTCGCGGGAGCCTTCTTCGCCGCCGTGGTCTTCTTCGCGACGGTCTTCTTGCCGGCCGTGGTCTTCTTCGCGGCGGCCTTCTTCGCCGGCGTCTTCTTCGCGGCCGTCTTCTTGGCGGGTGCCTTCTTGGCCGCCGCCTTCTTGGTGGCCTTCTTCTTCACCGGTCCCCGCGCGCGACGATCCGCGAGCAGCTCGGAGGCGCGCTCGTCGGTGATGGTCGCGACCTCGTCGCCCTTGCGGAGCGAGGCGTTGGTCTCGCCGTCGGTGACGTACGGGCCGAACCGGCCGTCCTTGATCACCATCGCGGTGCCCGAGACGGGGTCGTTGCCCAGCTCGCGCAGCGGCGGCGCGGCGGCGGCGCCGCGGCCCCGCCGCTTGGGCTCCGCGTAGAGCTTGAGCGCCTCCTCGAGGGTCACCGTGAACATCTGGTCCTCGGTGGCCAGCGACCGGGAGTCGGTGCCCTTCTTGAGGTACGGCCCGTAGCGGCCGTTCTGGGCGGTGATCTCCTCCTTGGACTCGGGATCGACGCCCACGACGCGGGGCAGCGACAGCAGTCGCAGCGCGTCCTCGAGGGTCACGGTCTCGATGTCCATGGTCTTGAGGAGCGAACCGGTGCGCGGCTTGGGCGCGTCGGCCTTCTTCTTCCGCGACTTGGGCTTCGCGGCCTCGGCGTCCAGGTCCTCCGCGTCGGGGTCCTTCTCGGGCTCCGGCAGGATCTCGGTGACGTACGGGCCGAAGCGGCCCTCCTTGGCGACGATCTCGTTGCCCGTCGCCGGGTCGATGCCCAGCGGGCGGCCGTCCTGCGGGGTCGCGAACAGCTTCTCCGCGACCTCCTCGGTCAGCTCGTCGGGGGTCATCGACGCCAGGATGTTGGCGCGCTGGACCTGGGGTTCCCCCGCCTCGCCGTCCTTCGGACCGACGGTGCGCTCGAGGTACGGGCCGTAGCGGCCCACGCGCACGTAGACGACGTTGCCGTCCGGGTCGGTGTAGAGCGGGATCGAGTTGACCGCGCGGGCGTCGATGGCGTCGAGGTTCGCGGCGACGAGGTTCTTCAGGCCGGGGCTGTCCGGGCCGGGGCCGTCGGCACCGGCGACCCCGGCACCGTCGCCCTCGGGCCCGCCGTCGCCGAAGTAGAAGCGGGTGAGCCAGTCGACGCGGCCCTCGCGGCCGCCGGCGATCTCGTCGAGATCGTCCTCCATCGACGCGGTGAAGTTGTAGTCGACGAGGCCGCCGAAGTGGCCCTCGAGCAGGCCGATCACCGCGAACGCCACCCACTGCGGCACGAGGGCGTTGCCCTTCTTCACGACGTAGCCGCGGTCCTGGATGGTCTTGATGATCGAGGCGTAGGTCGACGGTCGGCCGATGCCCAGCTCTTCGAGGGTCTTGACCAGCGAGGCCTCGGTGTACCGCGCGGGCGGGCTGGTGACGTGGTCGGCCGCGCTGAGCTCGGCGGCCGTGATGGCCTGGCCCTTGGTGAGCTGCGGGAGCCGGGACTCGGCGTCGTCGGCCTCGCCGCCCGCCTGGTCGTCGACGGTCTCGACGTACGCGGAGAGGAAGCCGGGGAACGTGATGGTGCGGCCCGAGGCGGCGAACTCGACGCTCTCGCCCGTCGAGGCGGCGCCGCCGATCCGCAGGCTCAGGGTGGTGCCCTTGACGTCGGCCATCTGCGAGGCGACGGTCCGCTGCCAGATCAGCTCGTAGAGCCGGAACTCGTCGCTGTTCAGCACGGACGCCAGCGCGCCCGGCGTCTGGAAGGTCTCGCCCGCGGGGCGGATCGCCTCGTGCGCCTCCTGCGCGTTCTTGACCTTGCGGGTGTATTGCCGCGGGGTCGGGTGCACGTACTCGGCGCCGTACAGCTGGCGCGCCTGGTCACGGGCCGCGGCGATGGCGGTCTCCGAGAGCGTGGTCGAGTCCGTACGCATGTAGGTGATGTAGCCGCCCTCGTAGAGGCGCTGCGCGATCTGCATGGTGCGGTCGGTGTTGAACCGCAGCTTGCGGCTCGCCTCCTGCTGCAGGGTCGACGTCATGAACGGGGCGTAGGGCTTGCGGGTGTAGGGCTTCTCCTCGACGGAGGTCACCGTCAGGCTGGCGCCCTGCAGGCCCGCCACCAGGGCGTTCGCCCGGGCACCGTCGAGCACGGTGATCCCGGCGGGCTTCTTGAGCTGCCCCTGCGCGTCGAAGTCGCGGCCGGTGGCGACGCGGTCGCCGTCGACCGTCACGAGGCGCGCGCCGAAGGTGCGCGGCGTGGCCTCGGCGCCGGCGTCGAGCTGGGCGGCGATGTCCCAGTACCCGGCGGTGCGGAAGGCGATGCGCTCGCGCTCCCGGTCGACGATGATGCGGGTCGCGACCGACTGGACGCGGCCGGCGGACAGGCCCTGGTTGACCTTGCGCCACAGCACGGGGCTGACCTCGTAGCCGTAGAGGCGGTCGAGGATGCGGCGGGTCTCCTGCGCGTCGACGAGGTTCATGTCGAGCTCGCGCGGCTCCTCCGCGGCGGCCTGGATGGCCTGCTGGGTGATCTCGTGGAAGACCATCCGCTTGACCGGGACCTTGGGCTTGAGCACCTCCTGCAGGTGCCACGCGATGGCCTCGCCCTCGCGGTCACCGTCCGTCGCGAGGTAGAGCTCGTCGGCCTGCTTGAGCAGGGACTTCAGCTCGGAGACGGTGGAGCGCTTGCTGGCGGAGGTGACGTAGTGGGCCTCGAACTCGTGGTCCACGTCGACGCCGAGGCGGGCCCAGGGCTTACCCTGGTCGGCCTCGGGCAGCGGGTTGTCGCGGCTGGGGAGGTCGCGGATGTGGCCCATCGACGCGCGGACGGTGTAGTCCGGGCCGAGGAAGTCGCCGATCTTCTTGCCCTTGGCGGGGGACTCCACGATCACCAGACGATGCAGGCCGTCTCCAGCTGCTGCCTTCCCTCGTGCCGCCATGGACCCTCCTGATCTGTTCCGGTGGCACCTGCGTCACCACCTCGACCCCTCGCGTCACTTGCGACGTCGGTGGTCACTCGGGTGCTCATTCTGCCGCACCTTTCGCCCCACCTTATATACAGGGTCCACTGCACGCCTCCCGGAATTCGCGCAGTCAGTGCGTCTCACCCATCCCAGACACCCGCGCGGTGTGCCGCCGCAGGACGTCCGTGGTCGCACGCTGGAAGTCGGCGATCACCCGCTGTTGTTCGGGCGTGAAGCGCTCGTCGAGCATCGCGGCCATGTCGACGCCGAGGGGACCGAAGACCTCCGCGACGTGCGCGTCCAGGGTCGGATTGGGCGCCAGGGTGACCACGATCCGCCGACGATCCTGCGGGTCCGGCTCGCGCACCGCGAAGCCCCGCCGCACGAGCCGATCGACGAGGCCGGTGACCGCGCCGGAGGTGAGACCCGTGTGCTCGACCAGCTGCGAGGCCGAGACGGGACCGAGGCGCCGCAGGACGTCCAGCGTCTTGCGCTCCACGGCCGTCAACCCCATCGAGCGCCCGACCGCCTCGTGGAACATCACCACGGCGGTGATGAACTCGCGTCCCAGCAGCTCACCCTGCGTCGGTTCCGACATGGCGCAATGTTATCTCAGCGGATGATCATCTTAGTTGCTAAGTTATATGAGTGACTAAGATTATCAGGAGTCCCGCACTGGCCCTGTACGTCCTCCCCCCGCTCATCGGTGAGTTCTTCCTGGGCGACTTCCCCTTCGTGCTGCTTCCGCTGATCGTGGTGCTCGCGCCCTGGTACGGCGCGGGCGCGCTCCTGATCCGGGAAGTCGCGCGCCGGCGAGGCCGGGGCTGGCCCACGATCGCGCTCCTCGCTCTCGCGTGGGCGCTGATCGGCGAAGGCCTGCTCGGGCAGTCGCTGTTCAACCCCGGCTACGCCGACGCGCACCTGCTCGACCACGGCTTCCTGCCGGGGCTCGGCATCGGCGCGACGTGGACCGTCTTCGTCCTCGCGATCCACGTCGCCTTCAGCATCTGCCTGCCGATCGCGATCGTCGAGCTCGGCATGGGCGAGCCCCATCGACCTCTGCTGCGCCGCCGCGGAATCCTCGTGTGCACGGCCCTGCTCCTGGTCGGAGCGGTCGTCACCTTCTCGACGGCGTACCACACGTGGGGGCACTTCGTCGCCACGTGGCCGCGCCTCGCCGGTACCGCCGTCGTCGCGGTGGCGCTCGTCATCCTCGCCCTCTGCCTGCCGGTCCGCAGGCCCGACGCTGCGCGGGCGCCCTCGCCCGGCATCGCCCTAGCCCTCTTCCTCGCCTGCGGTGCCGCACTGCTGGGCGGTGTGCGCCTCCCGACCGCGGCCGGCCTGGTGACCATGACGGCCGGCAACGTCGTGGCCGTGATCGCTCTCGCCCGGTGGGCACCGTCGCCGCAGTGGGCGGACCGCCACCGCCTGGCGGTGATCACAGCGGGACTCCTCACCTACGGCTGGTCGGCCCCGATCCGGATGTGGGGACACACGCCGGCGGACCACACCCTGGCGCTGGTCAGCGGGGCCGTGTACCTCGCCGCGGAGATCGCGATCGTGCTGTGGTTGCGGCGGACCCATCGGCGCGGCGCGGCCGCCAGATCTACGGCTGCGGCCAGTGCGCGGCCGCGTCGGGGTGCGCGGGCGGGTCGCCGATGCTCTCCCGCAGGCGCAGGAGGCGACGGTGCCCGGACACCCGCAGCGCCGGTTTCGTCCCGCGCGTGCCCACCAAGGTGGGCGCCACGCCGGCGCGCATGAGGGCCGTCGCGAGCACGGGCGCGCTCTCCGGCGCGTGCTGGTCGAGCGCGAGGAGGTAGTGCACGCCGTCCACGTCGCCACCGGCGAGCGCCCAGGCGCGCAGCGCACGCGGGCCGGGGACCCACGTCGACGGTGCCGCCTTCGCCGCGCCGCGCGTCCAGGCGACGGCCATCGGCTGAAGTTCCGGCGAGGCGAGGGTCCGGACCAGCGGATTCCCCTCCTCCGAGGTGTCGAGCTGGGCGCGCAGGCCCGCCTCCTCGATCATCACGGCGATCGCCTCGGCCCGCCACTGATCGGCGACGACCACCGAGACCCGCGCGCTCCCGCCCAATTGCACGATCTGCCCCGTCGAAGCGAGCAGGCCGGCGAGGTCGCGGGGCGACGGCTCGGTCTGCTCGGCGGAGAAGAGTGACAATTGGGACACGTGATGAGCCTAGAGGGCCGTGGTGCGGCGCGACACCGTCGACACGTCGAACGGGCTGTGAAATGCACAGCACCCCTCCGCCGAGAAGGCGGAGGGGTGCTGCGAGAAACTCTTATCGCGTGGTGCGGGGTTTCTTAGAGAGCGCGGACGCCGGTGGCCTGCGGGCCCTTGGTGCCCTGGCCGACCTCGAACTCCACGAGCTGGTTCTCCTCGAGGGTACGGAAGCCGTTGCCCTGGATCTCCGAGTAGTGGACGAACACGTCATCCGAGCCGTCGGCCGGTGCGATGAAGCCGAAGCCCTTCTCCGCGTTGAACCACTTCACAGTTCCCTGTGCCATTGAGATGTTTCCTAACTTGTCTTTCTACCGGTGTAGGAACCGTTCCCCGAGTGGGGCGCGACTCCTGGCCGGTTCCGGCCGCCATACTTTCTGGAGCCGTTTGCGGAGACCGCACACAAAAACCTTCAGTACCACGCCCGCAACATCGATCCCCCGATGGTCCCTGACGGACCCCCGGCGGGAGCTGCGACCGCATACAGTCAATCACGATTTCCCATCGAGCGACAGCGGGCGGAGCGATTTCGCCTTCCGTTCACCCGCCGTCCCACCGGACGACGGTCCGTTACCGTCGCCGCTAGACTGGACGATCGGCGCGTCCGCGGCCCCTTCGGCCGCGCGGACGCCGGGTCGATTCGGGGGCTATCACGGTGGAGCACAACACCTTCGGCAGGGAACTGCTGGACCGTGTCATGGCCGGTTCGGGGTCCGGCGCCGAGAGCCTGACCCACGTGGCGGACATCCCGTCACGCCGAGCGGAATTCGCCCCCTGGCCGACCTGGATTCCGGCCCGCGTGCGGGACGGGCTCGTCGACGAGGGCGTACAGGAGCCCTGGCGGCACCAGGCGGAGGCCGCCGAGCACGCCCGCGCGGGCCGACACGTCGTGATCTCGACGGGCACCGCCTCCGGCAAGTCGCTGGCCTACCA contains:
- a CDS encoding adenylate/guanylate cyclase domain-containing protein, encoding MAAPKSRLSRALRLARWLAKTPWPIFALDILRSNILGAVFVFGFLRFALPVQQSVQLQEISGVNLLVFITYLVAASVLGMLIGLRLVLPVLRWHRRSAPYDPEISRRALAIPLRMALMQAIFWLIGGAIFVVINFNSPGGIRVVVALTVLLGAITTCALSYMQTERVLRPITVAALAQEPQGSAGLSVTTRILLSWVLGTATPIVGIIMVVVSQESGVIDPDAPTLVNPVLLLSVVALGAGLLGTVRAAKSIGDPIRDLFQAQRKVRDGDFTASVKIYDSSELGLLQAGFNDMVHDLAERQRMRDMFGRYVGQDVARQALEHGTHLGGEINEVSVLFVDLVGSTKIAVTEEPAAVVDLLNDFFKVVVDLVDLHGGFVNKFQGDAALAIFGAPLPHPDAAGAALAAAREMRIQLGDVLGGTGFGIGVSAGQVVAGHIGAKARFEYTVIGDPVNEAARITEIAKSEPSSLLAAGRAVEAATPAEQALWVLGEAIELRGRGQLTRLARPVDD
- the topA gene encoding type I DNA topoisomerase → MAARGKAAAGDGLHRLVIVESPAKGKKIGDFLGPDYTVRASMGHIRDLPSRDNPLPEADQGKPWARLGVDVDHEFEAHYVTSASKRSTVSELKSLLKQADELYLATDGDREGEAIAWHLQEVLKPKVPVKRMVFHEITQQAIQAAAEEPRELDMNLVDAQETRRILDRLYGYEVSPVLWRKVNQGLSAGRVQSVATRIIVDRERERIAFRTAGYWDIAAQLDAGAEATPRTFGARLVTVDGDRVATGRDFDAQGQLKKPAGITVLDGARANALVAGLQGASLTVTSVEEKPYTRKPYAPFMTSTLQQEASRKLRFNTDRTMQIAQRLYEGGYITYMRTDSTTLSETAIAAARDQARQLYGAEYVHPTPRQYTRKVKNAQEAHEAIRPAGETFQTPGALASVLNSDEFRLYELIWQRTVASQMADVKGTTLSLRIGGAASTGESVEFAASGRTITFPGFLSAYVETVDDQAGGEADDAESRLPQLTKGQAITAAELSAADHVTSPPARYTEASLVKTLEELGIGRPSTYASIIKTIQDRGYVVKKGNALVPQWVAFAVIGLLEGHFGGLVDYNFTASMEDDLDEIAGGREGRVDWLTRFYFGDGGPEGDGAGVAGADGPGPDSPGLKNLVAANLDAIDARAVNSIPLYTDPDGNVVYVRVGRYGPYLERTVGPKDGEAGEPQVQRANILASMTPDELTEEVAEKLFATPQDGRPLGIDPATGNEIVAKEGRFGPYVTEILPEPEKDPDAEDLDAEAAKPKSRKKKADAPKPRTGSLLKTMDIETVTLEDALRLLSLPRVVGVDPESKEEITAQNGRYGPYLKKGTDSRSLATEDQMFTVTLEEALKLYAEPKRRGRGAAAAPPLRELGNDPVSGTAMVIKDGRFGPYVTDGETNASLRKGDEVATITDERASELLADRRARGPVKKKATKKAAAKKAPAKKTAAKKTPAKKAAAKKTTAGKKTVAKKTTAAKKAPAKAVEAPADETV
- a CDS encoding MarR family winged helix-turn-helix transcriptional regulator; the encoded protein is MSEPTQGELLGREFITAVVMFHEAVGRSMGLTAVERKTLDVLRRLGPVSASQLVEHTGLTSGAVTGLVDRLVRRGFAVREPDPQDRRRIVVTLAPNPTLDAHVAEVFGPLGVDMAAMLDERFTPEQQRVIADFQRATTDVLRRHTARVSGMGETH
- a CDS encoding cold-shock protein, encoding MAQGTVKWFNAEKGFGFIAPADGSDDVFVHYSEIQGNGFRTLEENQLVEFEVGQGTKGPQATGVRAL